In Bactrocera oleae isolate idBacOlea1 chromosome 3, idBacOlea1, whole genome shotgun sequence, a genomic segment contains:
- the LOC106627627 gene encoding uncharacterized protein, which yields MVTQLDDVRLIKLVQSHPILYDRNLARGPKTSSLKDDIWKKFSLQLNCSERACITRWKSIRDRFGKELRRAQENPEEVVNWDMFEHLLFLREHYKHGQANNESLVNIKYEPKKRKRGRKPRRDCEAETFKAERDDDDVDPEELIENQQLIELVKEHPVLYDKYKIRDSKNLTLKNDAWHEISDSMGISEETCYKRWKILRDRFAREYRHQKIYPERSVTWVYFQDLSFLKDHYRKGIPLPVDDIRQRKKAKSATTTAISTEETWVEDCPFLYVKDGHHSPDENIDDIDTAFSEVNSNSLDELIIMPKSDESYNDIVVDESITPPGNTSQSSFEGTNLEEPEQKLSVVISGMQQVLEQSQECLKSLQKQKEQQKQQIQSDVSLSINAEVSMIQKVHILLDGLNLPNRTLAERRIVQFLCECQIKTLNNVDIDDVDGTEDY from the exons aTGGTCACACAATTAGACGATGTTCGTTTAATTAAACTAGTGCAATCGCATCCTATTTTGTATGATAGAAATCTCGCAAGAGGGCCCAAAACTTCTTCTTTGAAAGATGATATttggaaaaagttttccttgcaaTTAAACTGCTCAG AACGAGCTTGTATAACAAGATGGAAAAGTATTCGCGATCGCTTTGGAAAAGAATTGCGTAGGGCACAAGAAAATCCTGAGGAAGTCGTCAACTGGGACATGTTTGAACATCTACTCTTTTTGCGGGAGCATTACAAACATGg GCAAGCAAATAACGAATCACtagttaatataaaatatgaaccCAAAAAAAGAAAGCGGGGGCGAAAGCCCCGGAGAGATTGCGAAGCGGAAACATTTAAGGCGGAGCGAGATGACGACGATGTGGATCCTGAAGAGTTAATTGAAAATCAACAATTGATCGAATTAGTAAAAGAACATCCCGTACTGTATGATAAGTATAAAATCAGGGATTCGAAAAATTTGACACTGAAAAATGATGCATGGCATGAAATTTCAGACAGTATGGGCATATcgg AAGAGACATGTTATAAACGGTGGAAAATATTACGGGACCGGTTTGCACGCGAATATCGTCACCAGAAAATTTATCCCGAGCGATCCGTGACGTGGGTATATTTTCAGGATTTGTCGTTTCTCAAAGATCATTATAGAAAAGG AATTCCGCTCCCAGTAGATGACATTAGACAAAGGAAGAAAGCgaaatcagcaacaacaacagcaatatccACAGAGGAGACTTGGGTCGAAGATTGTCCGTTTCTATATGTTAAAGACGGACATCATTCACCAGACGAAAATATAGATGATATTGACACTGCATTTAGTGAAGTTAATTCAAACTCATTAGATGAACTAATAATAATGCCCAAAAGTGACGAGTCATATAACGATATTGTCGTTGATGAATCAATAACACCGCCAGGAAATACCTCACAGTCTAGTTTTGAAGGAACAAATTTAGAAGAACCCGAACAAAAACTTTCGGTTGTAATTTCAGGAATGCAACAAGTTTTAGAACAATCACAGGAGTGTTTAAaatcattacaaaaacaaaaagaacaacaaaaacaacaaatacaatccGACGTGAGTTTGTCGATAAATGCCGAAGTAAGTATGATCcaaaaagtacatatattaCTGGATGGTTTGAATTTGCCAAATCGAACGCTAGCTGAACGTCGAATAGTTCAATTTCTATGTGAATGTCAAATTAAGACATTAAACAATGTGGATATAGACGATGTGGATGGTACAGAAGattattaa
- the Hacd1 gene encoding very-long-chain (3R)-3-hydroxyacyl-CoA dehydratase hpo-8 codes for MSAKSTTVKSASQQQGPAVKGYLFAYNAAQVVGWSYILFQLVNYYLLQGPEFRARLELWDYTRVAVIVFQNAAFVEIFNAAFGLVKSNPVITTFQVLSRMIVVIGVVMATPMGKVSPGLPIALFAWAVTEIIRYGYYALNIINCLPYIVVFLRYTTFIALYPIGVTGELLCFWWAQGYAKSNTIWSLQMPNKWNATFSYFALLWIVMLLYIPLFPQMYLHMFAQRKKILGGSSNKTQQTKKTN; via the coding sequence ATGTCTGCGAAATCGACCACAGTGAAATCAGCTTCTCAGCAACAGGGACCAGCGGTCAAAGGTTACCTTTTTGCATACAACGCTGCACAAGTGGTTGGGTGGAGTTACATCCTCTTTCAGTTAGTAAATTACTATTTGCTGCAAGGACCGGAATTCCGGGCTCGATTGGAACTTTGGGACTACACCCGCGTTGCCGTAATCGTTTTCCAAAATGCCGCgtttgttgaaattttcaatgcaGCTTTTGGCTTAGTAAAATCGAATCCTGTAATAACAACATTCCAAGTGCTGAGCCGAATGATAGTAGTCATTGGAGTCGTTATGGCTACACCAATGGGTAAAGTGTCGCCTGGATTACCAATAGCGCTTTTTGCGTGGGCAGTAACCGAAATCATAAGATATGGCTATTATGCTCTCAATATTATAAACTGTTTGCCATACATTGTGGTTTTTCTACGATACACAACATTTATAGCTCTTTATCCAATTGGCGTAACCGGTGAGCTACTATGTTTTTGGTGGGCACAAGGATATGCCAAATCAAATACAATTTGGTCATTGCAAATGCCAAATAAATGGAATGCCACGTTCTCATATTTTGCTCTGCTCTGGATTGTAATGCTCTTGTATATACCTCTATTCCCACAAATGTATCTCCATATGTTTGCACAACGCAAGAAGATTTTAGGTGGAAGCAGCAATAAAACCCAGCAGACGAAGAAAACTAattaa
- the Nfs1 gene encoding cysteine desulfurase, mitochondrial codes for MFQLLGKIPKNVLASNVLTVNQKAPTVSAPVYFALPNNRFNSTEAKPALTSEDFRKKQIRFNIKAEHVEGRPLYLDVQATTPLDPRVLDAMLPYMTNYYGNPHSRTHAYGWESEKAVETAREQVAMLIGAEPKEIIFTSGATECNNISIKGVARFYASKKKHVITTQTEHKCVLDSCRALENEGFKVTYLPVKSNGIIDMKQLEESITPETSLVSIMTVNNEIGVKQPIADIGALCRSRKVFFHTDAAQAVGKIPIDVNKMNIDLMSMSGHKIYGPKGVGALYVRRRPRVRLEPIQSGGGQERGLRSGTVPAPLVVGFGVACDLALKEMDYDKKWIDFLSKRLYDRITQTLTHVIRNGDPEQTYSGCLNLSFAYVEGESLLMALKDVALSSGSACTSASLEPSYVLRAIGTDEDLAHSSIRFGIGRFTTIEEVDYTADKCIKHVERLREMSPLWEMVQEGIDLKNIQWSQH; via the exons atgttCCAGCTACTTGGAAAAATTCCCAAGAACGTACTTGCATCAAATGTTCTAACAGTCAACCAAAAAGCTCCGACAGTAAGTGCTCCGGTATATTTTGCTCTTCCGAACAATAGATTTAACTCTACTGAAGCAAAGCCGGCTTTAACATCTGAgg atTTTAGAAAGAAGCAAATACGCTTCAATATAAAAGCAGAGCATGTTGAAGGTAGACCACTCTATCTTGACGTTCAGGCAACTACTCCACTG GATCCTCGCGTATTAGACGCAATGTTGCCATATATGACGAATTACTATGGAAACCCACATTCTCGTACTCACGCATATGGCTGGGAATCTGAAAAAGCGGTAGAAACTGCAAGAGAACAGGTGGCGATGTTGATTGGCGCCGAGCCAAAAGAAATCATATTCACTTCAGGAGCTACAGAATGTAATAACATTTCTATCAAAGGTGTTGCTAG GTTTTACGCGAGCAAGAAAAAACATGTTATTACCACTCAAACAGAGCATAAATGCGTGTTAGACTCATGCCGTGCATTGGAGAATGAAGGCTTTAAGGTGACTTATTTGCCGGTTAAGTCAAATGGAATTATTGATATGAAGCAATTAGAGGAATCTATCACTCCGGAAACATCGTTAGTATCTATTATGACTGTAAACAATGAAATTG GAGTAAAACAGCCGATAGCAGATATTGGTGCACTCTGTCGTTCACGAAAAGTGTTTTTTCATACGGATGCTGCCCAGGCAGTAGGAAAAATTCCCATCGATGTAAACAAAATGAATATCGATTTAATGTCAATGTCAGGACATAAAATATACGGACCAAAGGGTGTTGGTGCACTTTATGTGCGTCGTAGGCCACGTGTACGTCTTGAACCAATTCAAAGTGGAGGTGGGCAAGAACGTGGTCTTCGCAGTGGTACTGTCCCCGCACCTCTGGTGGTAGGATTTGGTGTTGCTTGCGATCTTgctttgaaagaaatggattaTGATAAAAAATGGATAGATTTTCTATCAAAACGTTTGTATGATCGTATAACACAGACCCTGACACATGTAATCCGCAACGGCGATCCTGAACAGACTTATAGCGGTTGCTTAAATTTGTCTTTTGCCTACGTAGAAGGCGAATCATTATTGATGGCTTTAAAAGATGTCGCTCTTTCAAGTGGTTCAGCATGTACTTCTGCGTCATTGGAACCTTCCTATGTGCTTCGTGCCATAGGTACCGATGAGGATCTGGCCCACAGTTCAATAAG ATTTGGTATTGGTCGTTTTACAACCATTGAAGAAGTTGATTACACTGCTGACAAATGTATCAAACATGTGGAACGCCTACGTGAAATGTCTCCACTGTGGGAGATGGTTCAAGAAGGCattgatttaaaaaacattCAGTGGTCACAGCATTAA
- the bsf gene encoding leucine-rich PPR motif-containing protein, mitochondrial yields the protein MASILRTGKFLRYFAGFTRNFVVDSVKQSENGSCLLQNSPGIGIQFQHGFTSSPAAKSDLNLEKQIRRLDQDVRRVGRISRRDIEDVLEEIRTQRSATSSQSLLVIRCCGNLVPEEMPEVRTALVQEIWKTLNALNVPMDISHYNALLRVYLENEHHFSPTDFLAEIESKNIEPNRVTYQRLIARYCQQGDIDGATRILEFMRSKNLPVNENVFNSLILGHSQANDLESAKGILSVMKQANLEPSADTYSTLLCCYARHGDIDAILRTLDECEKTEIILLDKDLLDIVYTLSVNGHPDKVDPLLARLRISTGFNQDAVNVILRLVNKGYEDVGLQILRTMPRATRPDGQLVDTGNFFIKQLVKVNRPVEKILSICKVLQDEGLNPKALLIATETGLSNGVISNALPLLRELKKAGLPIRQHYFWPLICSAESNQIISIIRHMQDEFSINPSSETLRDYVIPNLKEKNWDKIVTILRDAGISSANAAASVAYAALATNQLKSTANIMESYRAFYSPQLFRQPLIHALSATDDYASFVRVIRLLYESTQSRQTGAQRAEQEESAEIQTTGEVVENEVSNRNYDIVGVILNDVSIYFRRNTVDILSNILPKLVKEGFTISNKNASRISERLGSEMTTEISENLGKLSSGELELSPLKTAEPRKRSLDSLTVDELERFIANVETKGENANNLKRQLLNVCFRAGNLEKTLQVISKLEAENFTIPTGIWAQLIDLYAIEGKTAEALVQYEKMKIKDPEFILDNLKTVHIVKLLINEERFDEAIKFLECNKKVELVSDTELSFSYTSTVWRLLNTLAEAGSSDKLQQLFDTLVSGNYIYPTNVLLGPLIKVHLTNDDITKAMETFEQICEKYKSTPWKNELACRLIQKEDAANLQKLTDLSTNIHGEVNSLYDLVFSFVECGRIRQARKILETPGLRTRPQRINHACERYKNEGMVETLEGLVEATKDLNHIDRNKIYYNLLLSYCKSSDAEKALGLWTKMQEENVAPTDIFLIKLAELLNTQNIKVPFVVPKPEGVSQTKNIESVGNPKKIVAKPTNNISLLRKAINAGDIDSALNYKNQLHSSETLSVTDLSHLIEHLVRADRLTEATKFVNELLTGNRYPIPKIFKFYLNKIAAAGDVQTLEKIGEQLSDDGKKIVSFDNRFCHANIVAGKTDYYLNSLYEQISAVNTTEEAAKLAEKFPRGGALGILQQKPEALPLFQKIAEKYAEYNQLGPVNVLWMHLLSLGDETASKALWDKHLSNAPRLMFQRVLQTAREQKDEKLALTVINQLRDSKISEGAIGNAYSCLIDIHTTGKNLDKALDTLKTAIKDICLENINRSALLRLKTALQEENKEFPYEIPEKKSQKDSSSSSQSSDDDVTPKRPETRPITRPTK from the exons ATGGCATCAATCTTACGCACAGGAAAATTTCTTCGCTATTTCGCTGGTTTTACGCGAAATTTCGTTGTAGATTCAGTTAAACAAAGTGAAAATGGAAGCTGCCTGCTACAAAATTCACCAGGCATTGGCATACAGTTCCAGCA TGGGTTCACTAGCAGTCCAGCAGCAAAGTCAGATCTTAACTTAGAAAAACAAATACGCCGGCTAGACCAGGATGTTCGACGCGTTGGCAGAATTTCACGTCGCGACATTGAGGACGTTCTTGAAGAAATACGAACTCAGCGATCAGCAACTAGTTCACAATCACTGCTCGTAATACGTTGCTGTGGTAATTTAGTGCCGGAAGAAATGCCTGAAGTAAGAACAGCGCTAGTGCAGGAAATTTGGAAAACGCTGAACGCTTTAAATGTGCCAATGGATATATCCCATTACAATGCACTGCTGCGTGTGTACTTAGAAAATGAACACCATTTCTCGCCAACAGATTTTCTTGCAGAGATCGAGTCCAAGAATATTGAACCAAATCGAGTGACATATCAGCGTTTAATAGCGAGATATTGTCAGCAGGGTGACATTGACGGAGCTACTCGTATATTAGAGTTTATGCGTTCTAAAAATCTTCCGGTTAacgaaaatgttttcaattcCCTTATACTGGGTCATTCACAG GCAAACGATTTGGAATCAGCCAAAGGAATTCTGTCTGTAATGAAACAGGCTAACTTGGAACCCAGCGCTGATACCTACTCCACCCTCTTATGTTGCTATGCACGTCATGGTGATATTGACGCAATACTACGTACATTGGATGAATGtgaaaaaacagaaataattttgttagaCAAAGATCTTCTTGATATCGTTTACACACTAAGTGTTAACGGTCACCCCGATAAAGTAGACCCATTACTGGCAAGGTTGCGTATATCGACCGGATTCAATCAAGATGCTGTGAACGTTATATTACGTTTGGTAAATAAAGGCTACGAGGATGTAGGTCTACAAATTTTGCGAACAATGCCACGTGCCACACGACCTGATGGCCAACTCGTAGATACTGGTAACTTTTTCATAAAACAACTTGTTAAAGTAAACCGTCCTGTAGAAAAGATCTTAAGCATATGCAAAGTTCTACAAGATGAAG GTCTGAATCCTAAAGCTCTCTTAATCGCTACCGAAACAGGTCTAAGTAATGGTGTGATTTCAAATGCACTTCCACTTCTTCGCGAATTAAAGAAAGCGGGTTTACCTATACGACAACATTATTTCTGGCCGTTGATTTGCTCTGCTGAGTCCAACCAAATCATCAGTATTATACGACACATGCAAGATGAGTTCAGTATAAATCCCAGTTCAGAAACTCTACGTGATTACGTTATTCCAAATTTAAAGGAGAAGAACTGGGATAAAATCGTGACAATTTTACGTGATGCAGGTATATCGAGTGCTAATGCAGCGGCTTCTGTTGCTTATGCGGCTTTAGCAACAAATCAACTGAAGTCCACCGCCAACATTATGGAGTCATATCGCGCATTTTATTCACCGCAGTTATTCAGACAGCCCTTGATTCATGCGCTATCTGCAACGGATGATTACGCCTCTTTTGTTCGTGTGATCAGACTGCTTTACGAGAGCACTCAAAGCCGCCAAACAGGTGCTCAACGAGCGGAACAGGAGGAAAGTGCTGAAATTCAAACAACGGGTGAAGTGGTCGAAAATGAAGTATCTAACCGAAATTATGATATTGTCGGTGTTATTTTAAATGACGTTTCCATATATTTCCGCCGCAATACCGTAGACATATTGAGTAACATTCTTCCTAAACTGGTAAAGGAAGGATTTACAATAAGCAATAAAAATGCTTCGCGAATTTCCGAACGTTTAGGTTCAGAAATGACAACTGAGATTTCTGAAAACTTGGGTAAACTCAGTTCTGGTGAACTAGAATTATCTCCATTGAAAACTGCAGAACCGCGTAAGCGTAGTCTGGATTCATTAACTGTTGAtg AGCTTGAACGATTCATCGCTAATGTCGAAACTAAAGGCGAGAATGCTAACAATTTGAAGCGCCAATTATTGAATGTGTGCTTCCGTGCCGGCAATCTGGAGAAGACCTTGCAAGTTATTTCGAAATTGGAAGCAGAAAATTTCACTATACCAACTGGTATATGGGCACAACTGATAGATTTGTATGCGATTGAGGGTAAAACAGCGGAAGCGCTGGTGCAATatgagaaaatgaaaataaaagatcCCGAATTCATATTAGACAATCTCAAAACAGTGCACATCGTTAAGTTATTGATTAATGAGGAACGCTTCGATGAGGCCATTAAATTTCTAGAATGTAATAAGAAAGTGGAATTGGTTTCAGATACCGAACTCTCTTTCAGTTACACATCTACGGTATGGCGTTTATTAAATACACTTGCTGAAGCTGGTAGCAGTGATAAGCTGCAGCAACTGTTTGACACATTAGTGAGTGGCAATTATATATATCCCACTAATGTGCTTTTGGGACCTTTGATAAAG gtACATCTAACAAATGACGACATCACAAAGGCCATGGAGACATTTGAGCAGATCTGTGAAAAGTATAAGTCCACACCGTGGAAAAATGAACTTGCATGCCGACTTATACAAAAGGAGGATGCTGCAAATTTGCAGAAGCTTACTGATTTAAGTACGAATATCCATGGTGAAGTTAACAGTTTGTATGATTTAGTATTTTCATTCGTTGAATGTGGGCGTATACGTCAAGCGAGAAAGATTTTAGAGACACCTGGACTTCGCACTCGTCCACAACGTATCAACCATGCATGTGAACGTTATAAAAACGAAGGCATGGTAGAAACTCTAGAAGGCTTGGTAGAAGCGACAAAGGACCTTAATCATATAGATCGTAACAAAATCTACTATAATTTATTGTTGAGCTACTGCAAGTCATCAGATGCAGAAAAGGCTTTAGGCTTATGGACTAAAATGCAGGAAGAAAATGTAGCACCCACTGATATTTTCCTAATTAAATTAGCAGAGCTATTGAACACGCAAAACATTAAGGTGCCATTTGTAGTACCAAAACCAGAAGGAGTTTCTCAAACTAAAAATATCGAATCGGTTGGTAATCCTAAGAAAATAGTCGCCAAACCTACAAATAATATATCCCTTCTTCGGAAAGCTATTAACGCGGGTGACATTGATTCCGCACTTAACTATAAAAATCAGTTGCATTCAAGTGAAACCCTGAGCGTCACTGATCTTTCTCATCTCATCGAACATTTAGTGCGTGCTGACCGTCTAACGGAAGCGACGAAATTTGTAAATGAATTGTTGACGGGAAACCGTTACCccattccaaaaattttcaaattttatttaaataaaatcgcTGCAGCTGGTGATGTGCAAACATTGGAGAAAATTGGAGAGCAATTATCCGACGATGGAAAAAAGATTGTTTCCTTCGATAACCGTTTTTGTCATGCTAACATTGTAGCTGGTAAAACGGACTACTATTTGAATTCGCTATATGAGCAGATTTCTGCAGTAAACACCACCGAAGAGGCTGCGAAACTTGCTGAAAAGTTTCCACGTGGTGGTGCTCTTGGTATTTTGCAACAAAAGCCTGAAGCATTGCCGTTAT TCCAAAAAATCGCTGAAAAATATGCTGAATACAATCAGTTGGGTCCAGTGAATGTACTTTGGATGCATTTACTTTCTCTAGGTGATGAGACTGCATCAAAAGCATTATGGGATAAACATCTTTCGAATGCACCTCGCCTTATGTTCCAGCGAGTTTTGCAAACAGCCCGCGAGCAAAAAGACGAAAAACTCGCTCTAACGGTTATAAATCAATTGCGTGATTCAAAGATTTCGGAAGGAGCTATTGGTAATGCCTACTCTTGCTTGATTGACATTCATACTACCGGCAAAAACTTAGATAAAGCTTTGGACACGCTGAAAACCGCCATCAAAGATATATGCTTAGAGAATATAAATCGTAGTGCTCTCTTGCGGCTTAAAACTGCTCTACAAGAAGAAAATAAGGAATTCCCATATGAAATTCCAGAAAAAAAGTCACAAAAAGACAGCAGTAGCAGTTCACAATCATCGGATGATGATGTTACTCCGAAGCGACCTGAAACAAGACCAATCACTCGACCAACTAagtaa